The Bacillota bacterium nucleotide sequence GGTGAACTAAAACGGATTTCGACGGTGGTAGGCGCGGAGCTTGAAATCACCGAGATCGCCGACCGTGTTGTAAAGTCCGGCGGCCCGGCTCTTCTGTTTGAAAACGTGCGGGGGTATGATATCCCCGTTCTAATCAATATATTCGGTACCCTTGACCGGATGAGGCTGGCGCTTAACACCACGGACCTGGACCTGCTGGGGGAGGAAATAGGTCAGCTTCTCCAGCCGGAACTGCCTCAGAGTCTCCTTGGAAAGCTGAAAGCGCTGCCGCGGCTGGCACAGCTTTCTTCCTTCATCCCCAAAGTGGTTCGTTCCGGACCGTGTAAGGAAGTGATAGTGAAGGACCCGGATCTTACACGCCTGCCGGTGTTAAAATGCTGGCCGGACGACGGGGGTCCGTTTATCACCCTGCCGCTGGTTTTTACTAAGGACCCGGAAACCGGCCAGAGGAATGCGGGGATGTACCGGATGCAGGTGTTTGACGCTAAAACGACCGGCATGCACTGGCACATTCATAAGGACGGTGCCGCGCACTACAGGAAGGCCTGCGCCAAGGGCGACAAACTGCCGGTGGCCGTGGCCCTCGGCGGCGATCCGGCCACGATATACGCCGCCACAGCGCCGCTGCCGCAAGGGATTGACGAGTTGTTGTTCGCCGGATTCCTGCGTAAGGAACCGGTGGAAGTGGTACGCTGTGAGACGGTTGATCTTGAAGTCCCGGCTCACGCGGAAATAATCCTCGAGGGCTACGTCGACTGCGGTGAAAAAAGGCTTGAGGGCCCGTTCGGCGACCATACGGGTTATTATTCGCTCGCCGACGATTATCCGGTTTTTCATGTCGTCTGCATAACCCACCGTAAAAATCCTGTTTACCCGGCAACAATCGTCGGCAGGCCGGTGATGGAGGATGCCTTTATCGCCAAAGCCAGTGAGCGTCTTTTCTTTCCCCTGATCCGGCTGCAGTTGCCGGAGGTGGTCGATATAAATTTCCCGGTAGAAGGCGTGGTGCATAACTGCGTTGTGGTTTCGGTAAGGAAGTCTTATCCGGGACAAGCCCGAAAGGTCATTAACGCAGTCTGGGGAATGGGACAGCTCTCTTTCAGCAAGCTGGTGATCGTGGTGGATGAAGACGTCAACGTTCAGGATATGAGCGAGGTCTGGTGGCGGGTTTTCAACAACATTGACCCGCGCCGGGACGTAATACTGACCGACGGGCCGCTTGATGTTCTTGACCATTCCTCTCCGCGGTTCGCTTACGGATCGAAGATCGGAATCGACGCCACCAGGAAGTGGCCGGGTGAGGGGCACGAACGAGAGTGGCCGGAAGATATTGTGATGGACCCGGAGATAAAAGCGCTGGTTGAAGAAAAATGGAAGGAATATGGCTTTTAACAAACATACCGGCGGTGATTAAACAGGGCGTCGGATACAAAGCAAGGTGAGCCTTGGTGAGATTCTTTGACAAGCTGAAGACGTTTCTGTCGATGATCAGGTTCGAGCACACGGTGTTCGCCCTCCCGTTCGCTTATATCGCCGCCCTGCTGACGCAGCAGCGGCTTCCTTCGGGACACGACATCCTGTGGGTCACACTGGCGATGGCGGGTGCGCGGACGGCCGCCATGTCGCTCAACCGGTTGATCGACCGTTCAATCGATGCCAGGAACCCCAGAACCACGGGCAGGGCGCTCCCGCAGGGGTTGATTTCCGTAAGGGAGGTATGGATATATGTCTTCCTGTCCTTCGCACTGCTCATGGTTTCGGCGTGGCAGCTCAGTCCCCTGGCGTTGAAGCTTTTCCTTCCGGCGGTAGTCATACTATGGACCTACTCCTACAGCAAACGGTTCACATGGGCGTGCCACTTCTACCTGGGACTTACGCTGGGACTTGCCCCGGTGGCGACCTGGGTGGCGATTACGGACAGGTTTGCGTTGGCGCCCGTGCTTCTCGGCTGCGGGGTGCTTTTATGGGTCGCGGGTTTCGATATAGTTTATGCCTGTATGGACTATGACTTTGACCGGGAAGAGAAGATTTTTTCTCTGCCCGCGCG carries:
- a CDS encoding menaquinone biosynthesis decarboxylase translates to MGYRDLREFMKALEQKGELKRISTVVGAELEITEIADRVVKSGGPALLFENVRGYDIPVLINIFGTLDRMRLALNTTDLDLLGEEIGQLLQPELPQSLLGKLKALPRLAQLSSFIPKVVRSGPCKEVIVKDPDLTRLPVLKCWPDDGGPFITLPLVFTKDPETGQRNAGMYRMQVFDAKTTGMHWHIHKDGAAHYRKACAKGDKLPVAVALGGDPATIYAATAPLPQGIDELLFAGFLRKEPVEVVRCETVDLEVPAHAEIILEGYVDCGEKRLEGPFGDHTGYYSLADDYPVFHVVCITHRKNPVYPATIVGRPVMEDAFIAKASERLFFPLIRLQLPEVVDINFPVEGVVHNCVVVSVRKSYPGQARKVINAVWGMGQLSFSKLVIVVDEDVNVQDMSEVWWRVFNNIDPRRDVILTDGPLDVLDHSSPRFAYGSKIGIDATRKWPGEGHEREWPEDIVMDPEIKALVEEKWKEYGF
- a CDS encoding UbiA-like polyprenyltransferase, coding for MRFFDKLKTFLSMIRFEHTVFALPFAYIAALLTQQRLPSGHDILWVTLAMAGARTAAMSLNRLIDRSIDARNPRTTGRALPQGLISVREVWIYVFLSFALLMVSAWQLSPLALKLFLPAVVILWTYSYSKRFTWACHFYLGLTLGLAPVATWVAITDRFALAPVLLGCGVLLWVAGFDIVYACMDYDFDREEKIFSLPARFGIGPALWVARLCHVLAPVFFITTGVILRLGPMYLAGVAFAVIILFYEHRLVRPGDLSRVGVAFFNMNGILSVGMFIFTMLDILLG